Within the Pseudorasbora parva isolate DD20220531a chromosome 15, ASM2467924v1, whole genome shotgun sequence genome, the region CCATAAGACTGGTCTGCACATTGCAATTTAAAGAATGCTGTCCGCCCACACTGAAGCTGATGAATGTAGGAGGATTTGTTTAGACGCTCAATGTAGCAAAACTAGTTTAGTTCTGCCAGGTCAAACCCAGAGGAGCCCGAAGCTGTCGATTACATCAACACGCAAACTCTTACTTTCAGACGTCGGATTCTTTCTTTCAGCTGTTCTCGTAAGGCAGAAACAGGGAACCATTGACCaatgaatataaaaaatatatttacaaatgcAGTTAACAGATCTCAAGTCATTGTACAGGTTGTGCAATTACGTTTACAGTGGACAGACAGACTGCTCGCCGCACACTATACAGTACTGTCCACAAGTCTTAGGCACATTATTACAATTTTCACCTCCAAAATGTTTTTAAGCCAGttattatattttgtaataGTGTGTTAGTCGgtaatatcagtttacatttattttgccgTTAATTATAATAATCCATTGCAGTGTGACAGCAGCTGATCCACACGGAGATCTAATCTCACCATCATCGAGTCCGTCTGAGATTACACtgcaataaatgcttttcttacttagtatgtttgtcttgtttctattcaaaatatctacaaattcttacattaagaaacattaactagacaagtacaaatttgtgtcttgttttgggaagaaataactaaaaattaagCGAGTTCTGTCTTacaataagataaataatctcccaTTGGGGCgagtaaaataatattaattcaaacagaaaacaagattatttttctcaccccattggcagattatttatcttattttaagcaaaaactctcttcattttgagttattttccccaaaacaagacaattacttttgcttgtctaggaaatacttcttgttttaagaatttttagacgtttggactagaaacaagacaaaaatactgaggaagaagagcattttttgcagtgtacacaGACAAAATCCACAAGAACCGCCACAACATCTCCGAGACGCTTGAAGAAACTCCTGCAAAGCTCCAGTACTGAGAACAGTTTTAGACACTTGTGTAAAAACGCTGTAAAGTGAGATGGTTTCAGAAATAACGTCATAAATAGATTTAGTTGATCAATGAACTCCTAATAACTAAATCAGATCAGTGTTTGGTGTGACCCGTTGCTTTTGTCTGCTTCACTTGCTCAAGAGTTCTTCAGGAGCTTTGCAGGAGCTTCTTCAAGAGTCTGGAGATGTTGAGGCAGTTCTTGTGGATTTTGTCTCTTCATGTAATCTCAGACGGACTCGATGACGGTGAGATTAGATCTCCGTGTGGATCAGCTGCTGTCACACTCAAATCTCACTGCAatggattattacaattaacagcaaaataaatgtttgaaaatgcaAACTTATATTACACtactattgcaaaatatataaaaaactggcttaaaaaaaaatgcgTGGGGTGAAAATACTAACATGCCTAAAGCTGATAATACAcagggcaactttttgagcaatgttgctgcTAGGTGTTTCTCTGGGCACTTTCCCCTTGAGAATGGGCAACAAATTCCTATCTGGTTATCCAAAGAGAAATTTGTTTCCCATTCCCAAAGGGGAAAAGCCCAGAGAAACATCTTtcagcaacattgctcaaaaagttgccctgtgtattatcagcttaaagggttagttcagccacaaatgaaatgtctgtcattaactcctctctctaatgtcgctccacacccgtaagacctccgttcatcttcacacacagtttaagatattttatatttagtccgagagcgtatgcaagtgtatgcacactatactgtccatgtccagaaagggaataaaaacatcatcacagtagtccatatgagacatcagtgggttaattagagtctcttgaagcatccaaaatacatttgggtccaaaaataacaaaaactacgactttattcagcattggcttctcttccgcgtttgtgttcaatcctcaaataaagattcaaacggttatgaatcagcgtgctgaataaagtcgtagtttttgttatttttggacccaaatgtattttggatgcttcaagagactctaattaacccactgatgtctcatatggactactgtgatgatgtttttattccctttctggacatggacagtatagtgtgcatacacttgcatacgctctcggactaaatataaaatatcttaaactgtgtgtgaagatgaacggaggtctgacgggtgtggagcgacattagggagaggagttaatgacagacatttcattatgggtgaactaaccctttaagagtttTGCACAGTACTGTATATTCGTAGCCATAATTCGGGAAGTGCTATACTTCGAAACGAAGTCCGATGAGGCTACTCACAGACTGGACGGATGCGCTTGCTGCTGAATTTGCGCGTGATGAGGAGCCGTTTCGCAATCTTTAGGAGCGTCGTCCGAGCGCACGTACAAAAGGAAGAGGGTCACCGTGGCAAATGTGGCTGCGTTGACCGGAAAAGCTCGGAGAAGAGTGGAAGTAAGTCCGCGCGTGAAAACTCTCCAGCCTTCGCGTTGGATGCTCTTTCTGGTGCAGTCCATAATGCTGCTGTACTGGTAAGTCCCGCCAACTCCATCGGCCTGAAGCCGAGATTTAATCACATCCACGGGGTACGTAGAAAGCCAAGATGCGATTCCTGACATTCCGCCGGCGAACAGCAATTTGGGAATCATGTACGGATCCTCCGGCTCGCAGCCCAATGAGCGCGTCAGGAGATCGTACGCCAGGAAATAAACCCCGAATCCCGGCGTTTCTCGGATCAGCGTGGTCACCATGCCTCGGTTTACGCCCCGCAAACCCTCGCGCTGGTAGATGCGAGCCAGGCAGTCCAGAGAGTTCTTGTACATCTTCCGAGACGATTTCTTCTCGCCCGTTCCTTGCATCTGCATCCGGGTTTTAGCGAGCTCCATCGGGCAGCAGATCACACACTGAATGGCTCCGGCCGCCGCTCCGGCCAGAAACTGGTTCAGGGGCGTGTCTTCACCTAATCTGCGCATGGTGTTGCCCTGCACGCCGAAGACGATGGCGTTGATGAACGTCAGGCCCATCATGGGCGAACCAATGCCTTTATAAAGGCCAAGCATCTGCGGAAGAGATGGAGCAGAATGAGCGAAGCATTGACAATTAACTGAAGAGTGAGCCAGcaatgaactgaactgaacgaACATTGAACTAAACTGAGTCAGAATTGAACTGAACTGTATCAGCATTGAACTAAACgaacattgaactgaactgtATCAGCATTGAACTGAACgaacactgaactgaactgtaTCAGCATTGAACTAAACgaacattgaactgaactgtATCAGCATTGAACTGAACgaacactgaactgaactgtaTCAGCATTGAACTGAACgaacactgaactgaactgtaTCAACATTGAACTGGACTAAACAAACTTTGAACTGAACTGAGTCAGAATTTAACTGACCTGAGTCAGCATCAAACTGAAATGAATCAGCAttgaactggactgaactgtatcagcattgaactgaactgaatgaacactgaactgaaatgaatcaGCATTGAATTGAACTTAACTGTATCAGCATTGGACTGCACTGAACTGAACAAACATCTAACTTAACTGAGTCAACATTGATTTAAACTGGACTGAAACAGCATTGAACTGACCTGAGTCagcactgaactgaactgaatcagcattgaactgaactgagtcAGCATTGAACTGCACTGAACTGAACAAACATCTAACTGAACAGAATCAGTATTGAACTGAACTATATCAGTATTGAGCGGAACTGAATCAGTATTGAATGGAACTGAGTCAGTATTACACTGAACTAAATCAGTATTGAGCGGAACTGAATCAGTATTACACTGAACTAAATCAgtattgaactgaactgagtcAGTATTGAACTGACCTGAGTCAGCATTGAACTGACCTGAGTCagcattgaactgaactgaattagtattgaactgaactgagtcAGCATTGAACTGCACTGAACTGAACAAACATCTAACTGAACAGAATCAGTATTGAACTGAACTATATCAGTATTGAGCGGAACTGAATCAGTATTGAATGGAACTGAGTCAGTATTACACTGAACTAAATCAGTATTGAGCGGAACTGAATCAGTATTGAATGGAACTGAGTCAGTATTACACTGAACTAAATCAgtattgaactgaactgagtcAGTATTGAACTGACCTGAGTCAGCATTGAACTGACCTGAGTCagcattgaactgaactgaattagTATTGAACTGAACAGAATCAGGATCAAACTGAAATGAATCAGCATTGAACTGGACTGAGTCAGCATTGAATTGACCTGAACTGTATCAGCATTGGACTGAACTGAATGAACATTGAACTGAAATGAATCagcattgaactgaactgagtcAGCATTGAATTTAACTTAACTGTATCAGCATTGGACTGCACTGAACTGAACAAATATCTAACTTAACTGAGTCAACATTGATTTAAACTGGACTGAATCAGCATTGAACTGACCTGAGTCAGCACTGAACTGAATTGTATCAGCATTGAACTGCACAAACATCTAACTTAACTGagtcaacactgaactgaacaaaCATCTAACTGAACAGGATCAGTATTGAACAGAACTGAGTCAGCCTTGAACTGTACTGAGTCAGCATTGAACTGACCTGAGTCAGCATTGAACTGACCTGAGTCAGCATTGAACTGACCTGAGTCAGCATTGAACTGACCTGAGTCAGCATTGAACTGACCTGAGTCAGCATTGAACTGACCTGAGTCAGCATTGAACTGACCTGAGTCAGCATTGAACTGACCTGAGTCAGCATTGAACTGACCTGAGTCAGCATTGAACTGACCTGAGTCagcattgaactgaactgagtcagcattgaactgaactgagtcAGCACTGAACTGACCTGAGTCAGCACTGAACTGACCTGAGTCAGCACTGAACTGACCTGAGTCAGCACTGAACTGACCTGAGTCAGCACTGAACTGACCTGAGTCAGCACTGAACTGACCTGAGTCAGCACTGAACTGACCTGAGTCAGCACTGAACTGACCTGAGTCAGCATTGAACTGACCTGAGTCAGCATTGAACTGACCTGAGTCAGCACTGAACTGACCTGAGTCAGCACTGAACTGACCTGAGTCAGCACTGAACTGACCTGAGTCAGCACTGAACTGACCTGAGTCAGCACTGAACTGACCTGAGTCAGCACTGAACTGACCTGAGTCAGCACTGAACTGACCTGAGTCAGCACTGAACTGACCTGAGTCAGCACTGAACTGACCTGAGTCAGCACTGAACTGACCTGAGTCAGCACTGAACTGACCTGACTCAGCACTGAACTGACCTGACTCAGCATTGAACTGACCTGAGTCAGCATTGAACTGACCTGACTCAGCACTGAACTGACCTGAGTCAGCATTGAACTGACCTGAGTCAGCATTGAACTGACCTGAGTCAGCATTGAACTGACCTGAGTCAGCATTGAACTGACCTGAGTCAGCATTGAACTGACCTGAGTCAGCATTGAACTGACCTGAGTCAGCATTGAACTGACCTGAGTCAGCATTGAACTGACCTGAGTCAGCATTGAACTGACCTGAGTCAGCATTGAACTGACCTGAGTCAGCATTGAACTGACCTGAGTCAGCATTGAACTGACCTGAGTCAGCATTGAACTGACCTGAGTCAGCATTGAACTGACCTGAGTCAGCATTGAACTGACCTGAGTCAGCATTGAACTGACCTGAGTCAGCATTGAACTGACCTGAGTCAGCATTGAACTGACCTGAGTCAGCACTGAACTGACCTGAGTCAGCATTGAACTGACCTGACTCAGCATTGAACTGACCTGAGTCAGCACTGAACTGACCTGAGTCAGCATTGAACTGACCTGACTCAGCATTGAACTGACCTGACTCAGCATTGAACTGACCTGACTCAGCATTGAACTGACCTGAGTCAGCATTGAACTGACCTGAGTCAGCATTGAACTGACCTGAGTCAGCATTGAACTGACCTGAGTCAGCATTGAACTGACCTGACTCAGCATTGAACTGACCTGAGTCAGCATTGAACTGACCTGAGTCAGCATTGAACTGACCTGAGTCAGCATTGAACTGACCTGACTCAGCATTGAACTGACCTGAGTCAGCATTGAACTGACCTGAGTCAGCATTGAACTGACCTGACTCAGCATTGAACTGACCTGAGTCAGCATTGAACTGACCTGAGTCAGCATTGAACTGACCTGAGTCAGCATTGAACTGACCTGACTCAGCATTGAACTGACCTGAGTCAGCATTGAACTGACCTGAGTCAGCATTGAACTGACCTGAGTCAGCATTGAACTGACCTGAGTCAGCATTGAACTGACCTGAGTCAGCATTGAACTGACCTGACTCAGCATTGAACTGACCTGAGTCAGCATTGAACTGACCTGAGTCAGCATTGAACTGACCTGAGTCAGCATTGAACTGACCTGAGTCAGCATTGAACTGACCTGAGTCAGCATTGAACTGACCTGAGTCAGCATTGAACTGACCTGACTCAGCATTGAACTGACCTGAGTCAGCATTGAACTGACCTGAGTCAGCATTGAACTGACCTGACTCAGCATTGAACTGACCTGAGTCAGCATTGAACTGACCTGAGTCAGCATTGAACTGAACAGAATCAACAGCTGACTAACGACACTACCgtgactgtaaagctgcttaTCGCCGAATCCAACTTTACACTGAACTAAACTGAGCTCAATAATGACACTGTTTAGAGCTGCTTAACTCTAGTCTCATGAAGTTGGAATCATTGATTATGTTATTTCTCTGTTTATTacagtgaagctgctttgaaacaatctgtattgtctGAAGCactaaataaaggtgacttgacttgtgtGTCAAACACTGTTCTCCCACCGCAGCTCGACGCGGCCTAGATTTGAAGGTTCTCACATTCGAGCGACACAGATTTGGTTTTTGGTGTCAGAGCAAACAGGAAAAAGTTAGTAATATGGAGCTTATTATTTCACTCAAAATACAGAATAATTGCTTAAAAATGaactaaataatataaatgatacatttaattaatataCACTACAGTTCAAGAGTGTCTTCTGCTCACTAAGGCTGTTTATTtgataataaatacagtaagaatgatgaaatattcctccagtgtagatcatctgttctctatgtgaatatatagtaaagtgtgatttattcctgtgatcaaagctgaatttatcatcattactccagtcttcagcgtcacatgatccttcactaatcattctcagatgaggatttgaGATATATCAATGTGTGAAATGATTACAAATgtgaaatgatatatatattaaatataattattttttttaaagtgtgtgaTGATTTCCCCATGTAGGTCAGACTTCTTTAGGGTCCTCATTTAAATTTTAGAAAATACAACCAAAATCTGAATTGCTTTCTAGAATGAAATCAAGTTAAATACAGCCCTTTTTCACGAAACACAATGTGTATAATATCTTAATATCATTAGGATTTATGGTCACATTTAGTATATTAACGGACAACAGATTAGGGCTTCTAACTAATACGGTTACATTTTTTGATGATAGAAGTAATTAAGCAGAGATTTGCAATACACAGTATATATATTGCTATAGTGTCAATgttttgaaattgagatttatagaTCATCTTAAAGCTGAATACATAAGCATCATTGaggtatggtttgttaggacaatatttggctgagataTGACTATTTGAATATCTGGAATTTGAGAGTATTGAGAgcatctaaatattgagaaaatcttctttaaccccttaactgtcacCTGCCTTTGTCACGGGCATTCTACATTTACTTCACTATATTTCAATTAAATCCTAATGTAATCATGACCAACTATATATTGTTGGAAAGGTCTAACCCTCCTGAAGAGATGTGTGTCCAttgttttatgataaaaattacatgatgacagtaaaatagtaatttatgACGAGAGTGCccctctaaaaaaaaatctacatcaTAACAGCAGTTGTAACctttaactactttataatgAAAATCTTTTCTTATCTTAACAAAACACATAATTtcttgacaaaacacacatCATTtgaaaggtctgagtctcaatgttccatatttggtgactgttttttgatggaagtgatatttggacagaaatgtacaggaaaatacatcaaaaaaaacaatcaatgaAGAATtgaatgacacccggtggctatttttggtacagcgccgaaacaaaatctcatggggacttcaatttttgtgatatcaacttcaaatttggaacacaatttGTTTAGACATATGCTTtgatttcatagtaattttagagtaaaacattttttgtaaaatatttatttcatataaaataaaaatatttagtactgtatttttcattttcaaaaaatgtaaacttccataacttttcaattattttatattttgaaatgtacaAAACATCTTCATGgagcatgatcttaatatcctaatgatttttggcataaaagaaaaatagatGATTTTCACCCTtttaatgtattgttggctatcgcCACAGATATAGGGTCACGTTTATGCCATATAGTAGCAGCTTCACAGTAATAAACAGGATTAATGATGCAAATTGTGCTTTAAAGCAGCTGTAGTAAGATATTctcagtgttgggtgtaattagttactgtaatttaattacttttcccttgataaagtaaagtaagggattactcttagtttttgtgtaatttaattacagttacttcacatgttattgaactaaatacagtGTATAGACTGTAGAAAAGTTATACATAATACAACAGTGGAATTAATATcaaaacttgttttttttataaataaaatgcatgtttttatctaTCGGTCTCACTTGTAAaactttggtcagttaataagaataattGATGTAGTTTTATAATTTGTATAAAAGAGCCGTTTCATGTCTATCCTTGAATAGATGTTgatataggatttagaaagtaatttgaataagtaattaaatactttttggagattgtaatttgtacagtaatctaattacactattgaagatgtaattagtaactagtaattaatgacttttttagagtaacttacccaacactgtaTATTCTTCATCTCAGTGTTGAGCTATATGTAAAGGATAAGATCACTCACTGTCTCCTGCCGTATGATGGACTGGAAACAGTGATAGGTGCCGCGGTACAGCGGTTTATCCACACTCTGGACCTGCAGTCGGACCTacaggacacacacaaacacacacacacacacacaaacacacacacacaccaggtcTGACAGCAGTCTTTTCGTTCTTGACATAAAATTTTCcacaattaataaaacaaaacaaaaacaaaaaataattaaataaaataaccaaAGAAATATAACATAATACACATAACCGAAAAGGGTATAGGCAGAACAGAGGCGGACAAATACACAACGTCATTACTTGAGTAACAGTAAAAgcactgctggtcaaatattactccgttacaagtgaaagttgtaaaaacagatttttactggagtaagagtacagaagtatttgttttcaaaagtacttaagtatcaaaagtacatttctttttgtatgtcgccgcattattgtattatagttgtataaatgcacattatgccatcatggtttaagccagtcagtgacgctccatctgacacactagcagacgactaacttagggtgctttcacacctaccttgtttggtccggattttcggacttttcagtttggtacgaaccaaaattacaggtgtgaaacctccctcagaccacggtccggaccaaacagacgaaatttggtccgacgtcaagaggtagtctcggtccggaccaaactgaacaaaggttcggttcgtttcttgtgtgaaagcattttctgtatagttcggactttcagaccatttacaagaagttctggtgtaggattagtgaaaaaacacagattaaactcacagcacacgTGAGCAGCAGTGATCGCGCAGCATTTTAACCAGAACCGCTTGTGTGCTCATTTCAGCTCGCGTGAACAGCGTGCTCTGCTTGACTATATGAGTTTCAGTTTagttatgagaccgctccagttcatgtgcaacacaaatgatcactccgtcacgggatgtctgctatattatttatttaagcttatttattaaattcaggcaaacgatgaaacatttattaaaattaagatacaaaataaagctttctacaaaacaaatctaatgaagtggtcaaaattatttctgactcgatgtctttgcacatctgtgcacgtttcataatcaatatagcctagatgaaatttaaaaataacattataatatttaaacataactaggctataaaataaaatacattgtttggctaaaaagcctatcttctaggagctcctcctttcctgtcggcgccgataaaatgtttgcacaatGAGGAtgttcatttggtgaatttgcctcgagtatagttagtgctgcagatagtaatgccataatattaacattattggcaacgatgcgtctgttcattcattcttgtcaaagttagccgctgaattgacaacacactgacgtcagacgcacgtccgctaacaaaccaatcaatgttaagatgcagcccacatagatgatgacgacaggacgccagtgcgagtgtaaagttctttggtgcgctaacataactgcaatgtgaaagcaaaccaaaaagaaccaaatgtccaaacacaaacttaggttcggaccttggtgcggactttcaggtgtgaaaacgcccttaaactcatttaaatacttgtagaaaagttacaaagctgctgtcactttaatacaccaatacactgatacacatctgatagtctcacactgttcaccttcacttaaaggtgcactatgcaactttccgtccactggagggcgcctattcaaaacaaatgcgtagtttgatgacgcaaagtgtgagcgcagcatcttgggagatgtggtcttcacctcacagccggtggaaaataggactcgggcagaaatcacgttcatgcgtgcggttattaacgttactgtagtgaagcagagcaggagcgagtgttgtggagctgagcacggctgctggagcgatggttaaacaaatacccgcctcgcgaataccgggacttttattatgacgggacgggacacattcgccagtcgcctgcacagatccgctcctccggttatgattatgagg harbors:
- the slc25a29 gene encoding mitochondrial basic amino acids transporter; the protein is MDFLAGCLGGAAGVLVGHPFDTVKVRLQVQSVDKPLYRGTYHCFQSIIRQETMLGLYKGIGSPMMGLTFINAIVFGVQGNTMRRLGEDTPLNQFLAGAAAGAIQCVICCPMELAKTRMQMQGTGEKKSSRKMYKNSLDCLARIYQREGLRGVNRGMVTTLIRETPGFGVYFLAYDLLTRSLGCEPEDPYMIPKLLFAGGMSGIASWLSTYPVDVIKSRLQADGVGGTYQYSSIMDCTRKSIQREGWRVFTRGLTSTLLRAFPVNAATFATVTLFLLYVRSDDAPKDCETAPHHAQIQQQAHPSSL